In one Candidatus Rickettsiella isopodorum genomic region, the following are encoded:
- the icmQ gene encoding Dot/Icm secretion system protein IcmQ: MLQTEQEIQAALEIKKILEEGIAAGPWQANLFLKGIKKKLEELRDDFVTRVGLEQHHEQLTKDLLAANSAEHTEVYIALYQSQGDNINKWQEVVFSLENYTMGRPIYYNETDVRAAIRLNDRNLNHAYAVVKVHSDAILNDTAEQVRTDREGRKLVSLRASAIQLKNIIRLVHATGEYKVVRNFLVKQN; the protein is encoded by the coding sequence ATGCTTCAGACTGAGCAAGAAATTCAAGCTGCTTTAGAAATAAAGAAAATATTAGAGGAAGGGATAGCGGCGGGTCCATGGCAAGCTAATTTATTTTTAAAAGGGATTAAGAAAAAATTAGAAGAGTTACGCGATGATTTTGTCACTAGAGTCGGTCTAGAACAGCACCATGAGCAACTTACGAAGGATTTGTTGGCAGCGAATAGTGCTGAACATACCGAAGTGTATATTGCCCTTTATCAATCTCAAGGTGACAATATAAACAAATGGCAAGAAGTCGTTTTCTCTTTAGAAAATTATACCATGGGAAGACCCATTTATTACAATGAAACGGACGTTCGAGCAGCGATTCGTTTAAATGATAGAAATTTAAATCATGCTTACGCCGTGGTTAAAGTGCATAGTGATGCTATTCTAAATGACACAGCGGAACAAGTACGTACCGATCGCGAAGGACGCAAATTAGTTAGCTTGCGTGCATCGGCGATTCAATTAAAGAATATTATTCGTTTAGTGCATGCCACCGGGGAATATAAAGTGGTTAGAAATTTTTTAGTAAAACAGAATTGA
- the icmP gene encoding type IVB secretion system coupling complex protein DotM/IcmP, whose protein sequence is MAAPAQQQQSGDNSLAPLWIILCVFLLGWLFWAFFHTQIVAFILQIKFWESRLIAFVLPSMAQLPVSIHHLIPAQIPFPQLLDISREVGNYLRYPIIVILVALALIIYFSHINLQFKKLYNMDTLAAAERKNWPQISPVIKLDLVKEDIDKGPWAMALSPMQFAKKYKLLHEEKIISSMTMAAKKHNQRTVSIKREAAHHVFVMQCGEYWQGIHYLKPATKALFAVFAARANRDRDGALKLLLQIAESTTSGRLDFSGVDALLEKHKNNKLVQRVMYSHAYVLTVMASMLELARKEGVLASADFLWLKPTDRLLWFMLNSVGRQTAFSEVSGPFAHWNVERAMGRRLMVPMVEEAVNGLEAAIKDILYIPDAEDV, encoded by the coding sequence ATGGCCGCTCCCGCACAACAACAGCAATCCGGAGATAACTCACTTGCTCCATTATGGATTATTTTATGTGTCTTTCTTTTAGGATGGTTGTTTTGGGCTTTTTTTCATACTCAAATTGTTGCTTTTATATTACAAATTAAATTTTGGGAGTCGCGTTTAATTGCATTCGTCTTGCCTTCTATGGCGCAACTTCCGGTAAGTATTCACCATCTAATTCCCGCGCAAATACCTTTTCCACAACTGTTAGATATCAGTCGTGAGGTTGGTAATTATTTACGTTATCCGATTATTGTGATCCTCGTCGCATTAGCGTTAATTATTTATTTTAGTCATATTAATCTACAATTTAAAAAACTTTATAATATGGACACGCTCGCAGCAGCAGAAAGGAAAAATTGGCCACAAATTTCCCCGGTCATTAAACTTGATTTAGTTAAGGAAGATATTGATAAAGGTCCTTGGGCGATGGCATTATCACCGATGCAATTTGCCAAAAAATATAAATTATTACACGAAGAAAAAATCATTTCCTCCATGACTATGGCAGCAAAGAAACATAATCAACGGACAGTGAGTATAAAAAGAGAGGCGGCACACCACGTATTTGTCATGCAATGTGGCGAGTATTGGCAAGGTATTCACTACTTAAAACCAGCGACTAAGGCATTGTTTGCTGTCTTTGCTGCCAGAGCCAATCGTGATCGCGATGGTGCATTGAAATTATTATTACAAATTGCAGAGTCGACAACTAGCGGGCGGCTTGATTTTTCGGGCGTGGATGCCTTATTAGAAAAACATAAAAATAATAAACTAGTTCAACGTGTGATGTATAGTCATGCTTATGTTTTAACAGTCATGGCCTCGATGTTAGAATTAGCAAGAAAAGAAGGTGTTTTGGCGAGTGCAGATTTTTTGTGGCTTAAACCCACGGATCGATTATTGTGGTTTATGTTAAATTCAGTCGGTCGTCAAACCGCTTTTTCAGAAGTGAGCGGACCCTTTGCACACTGGAATGTTGAACGTGCGATGGGTAGAAGACTGATGGTTCCTATGGTAGAAGAAGCAGTGAATGGTTTGGAAGCCGCGATTAAAGACATACTTTATATTCCTGATGCTGAAGACGTGTAA